The Plectropomus leopardus isolate mb chromosome 7, YSFRI_Pleo_2.0, whole genome shotgun sequence genome window below encodes:
- the pde11al gene encoding dual 3',5'-cyclic-AMP and -GMP phosphodiesterase 11A, whose translation MTTFDFSDIEAFLDCHPDLFEEYLVRKAKCDQVTRWLKEHPPSKVSTAEDKSGAARDPLWPTNPDGLRRRSSHMELRRNFARSKATTAHRTYDEHVSLSEHESQSSMRRRALLRKASSLPPTTAHILSALLESRVNVPQYASSAIDYKYRLKETNEREFFLELVKDISNDLDLTNLSYKILINVCILVDADRCSLFLVEGPAHKRTLVSKFFDVHSGTTVRPSSSTLNSNEVQVPWGKGIIGYVAEHGETVNISNAYEDHRFSDEIDKLTGYKTQSILCMAICNSDGEVIGVVQAINKNPMGTPFTEDDEKVLQMYLPFCGISISNAKLFSESRKEYERSRALLEVVNDLFEEQTDLEKIVRKIMQRALTLLQCERCSVLLLEDSDSPVVKFSKTFELMSPLCNMDRDISMEKLSCSDWLINNSIAELVASTGLPVNISDVCQDPRFDAEADQASGFHIRSVLCVPIWNRTHQIIGVAQILNRLDRKTFNDADQRLFEAFVIFCGLGINNTMMYNQVKKTWAKQSVALDMLSYHATCSKVEVDRLKAAKIPLSSELGIDEFHFNDFSLDNDAMITASLRMFLELGVVQKFKIDYEVLCRWLLTVRKNYRTVAYHNWRHAFNVSQCMFIMITTASFQDVLSDAEILALMVGCLCHDLDHRGTNNAFQAKTGSALALLYGTSATLEHHHFNHAVMILQSEGHNIFANLCSKEYSHMMQLLKQAILSTDLTLHFERRTKFFECVLSGEFSWTDEGHREVLRSMLMTGCDLGAVTRPWKISKQVAELVTSEFFEQGDRERSELKLTPAAIFDRNRKDELPVLQLEWIDGICKPLYQALLKLNRKLQPMVDEIEANRNKWQELCSSYQETRRASVSNRSPELHEEAESNQHPDSTETLKPVKNIKFGSKCSQDLRSRVSKGSCDD comes from the exons ATGACGACGTTTGACTTCTCGGATATTGAGGCGTTTTTGGACTGCCACCCAGATCTCTTCGAGGAGTATCTGGTTCGGAAGGCGAAATGTGATCAAGTTACCAGATGGCTGAAGGAGCATCCACCATCGAAAGTGTCCACAGCGGAGGACAAGAGCGGCGCTGCCAGAGACCCACTCTGGCCGACTAACCCAGACGGGCTCCGGCGCAGATCGTCCCACATGGAGCTGCGACGGAACTTCGCCCGGTCCAAAGCCACCACTGCGCACCGGACCTACGATGAGCATGTGAGCCTAAGCGAACACGAGTCCCAGTCCAGCATGAGGCGCCGAGCGCTCCTGCGTAAAGCCAGCTCCCTGCCTCCGACCACCGCGCACATCCTGAGCGCCCTGCTGGAGTCCAGGGTCAACGTGCCCCAGTACGCCTCCAGCGCCATCGACTACAAATACAGACTCAAGGAAACCAACGAGAGGGAGTTTTTCTTGGAGTTAGTGAAGGATATCTCCAACGACTTGGACCTGACAAATCTCAGCTATAAGATTCTGATCAACGTGTGCATCCTGGTGGATGCAGACAGGTGTTCACTTTTTCTTGTGGAGGGACCCGCGCATAAGAGGACGCTGGTGTCCAAATTCTTTGATGTGCACTCAGGCACTACTGTCAGACCATCATCCAGCACCCTGAACTCCAACGAAGTGCAGGTGCCATGGGGAAAGGGCATCATCGGATATGTGGCAGAGCATGGGGAAACTGTAAACATCTCAAACGCATATGAG GACCACCGCTTCAGTGATGAGATAGACAAGTTAACAGGCTACAAGACTCAGTCCATCCTCTGTATGGCCATCTGCAACAGTGATGGAGAAGTCATCGGTGTTGTTCAAGCAATCAACAAAAATCCCATGGGCACTCCCTTCACTGAGGATGATGAGAAG GTACTGCAGATGTATCTACCTTTCTGTGGAATATCGATTTCCAATGCCAAGTTGTTTTCGGAGTCTCGCAAGGAGTATGAAAGGAGTCGG GCTCTGCTAGAGGTGGTCAATGACCTGTTTGAGGAGCAGACTGACCTGGAGAAGATTGTTAGGAAGATCATGCAGCGAGCACTGACCCTGCTGCAGTGTGAACGCTGCTCTGTGCTTCTCCTGGAAGACAGCGACTCACCT GTTGTGAAGTTCTCCAAGACATTTGAGCTCATGTCTCCCTTATGCAACATGGACCGTGACATCAG CATGGAAAAGCTTTCGTGTTCCGATTGGCTGATCAATAACAGCATTGCTGAGCTGGTGGCTTCCACAGGACTTCCTGTTAACATCAGTGATGTGTGTCAGGACCCACGCTTTGATGCTGAG GCGGACCAGGCCTCAGGGTTTCACATCAGATCAGTGTTATGTGTCCCAATCTGGAATAGAACTCATCAGATTATTG ggGTCGCACAAATTCTGAATCGCCTAGACCGGAAGACGTTTAATGATGCAGATCAGAGACTGTTTGAg GCTTTTGTGATATTCTGTGGACTTGGAATCAACAACACTATGATGTACAATCAAGTTAAGAAGACATGGGCCAAGCAGTCTGTCGCACTGGAT aTGTTGTCCTACCATGCTACCTGTTCCAAGGTAGAAGTTGACAGACTCAAG GCAGCTAAGATCCCCCTGAGCAGTGAGTTGGGCATTGATGAGTTTCACTTCAACGACTTCTCTTTGGACAATGATGCCATGATCACTGCGTCACTACGGATGTTTTTGGAACTCGGTGTCGTccaaaagttcaaaattgactATGAG GTTCTGTGCCGCTGGCTTTTGACCGTGAGGAAGAACTATCGAACTGTGGCGTATCACAACTGGAGGCATGCCTTCAATGTGTCGCAGTGCATGTTCATCATGATCACA ACAGCCAGTTTCCAGGATGTCCTGTCAGATGCTGAGATACTGGCACTGATGGTTGGTTGCCTGTGTCATGATTTGGACCACCGAGGCACCAACAATGCTTTTCAAGCCAA GACAGGTTCTGCTCTGGCTCTGCTCTATGGGACATCAGCCACCCTGGAGCATCATCATTTCAACCATGCAGTCATGATCCTCCAAAGTGAG GGTCACAATATCTTTGCAAACCTCTGCTCGAAAGAGTACAGCCACATGATGCAACTGTTGAAGCAGGCTATTCTCTCAACAGATCTTACTTTGCACTTTGA GCGCAGAACCAAGTTCTTTGAGTGTGTTCTGTCTGGAGAATTCAGCTGGACAGATGAAGGACACAGAGAAGTTCTCAG GTCCATGCTGATGACAGGATGTGATCTGGGTGCAGTCACTCGTCCTTGGAAGATATCAAAACAG GTTGCAGAGCTGGTGACGAGTGAATTCTTTGAACAAGGTGACAGAGAGAGGTCTGAGCTGAAGTTGACCCCAGCG GCCATATTTGACCGTAATCGCAAAGATGAACTACCTGTTTTACAGCTGGAGTGGATAGATGGTATATGTAAACCTCTTTACCAG GCACTGCTGAAGCTCAACAGGAAGTTGCAGCCAATGGTCGATGAGATCGAGGCCAATCGAAACAAATGGCAGGAGCTCTGCTCGTCCTATCAGGAGACACGCAGAGCCTCAGTATCCAATCGGAGTCCTGAGCTCCATGAAGAAGCAGAAAGTAATCAACATCCGGACTCAACAGAGACTCTGAAGCCAGTTAAAAATATCAAGTTTGGGTCAAAGTGCAGTCAGGATCTGAGGAGCAGAGTGAGCAAAGGTTCCTGTGATGATTAA